The genomic stretch TTTAAATCATTAACTAGTGCTTCAACCTCACGAACACTAAGATTTTTTTCGATTACCTTTAATGCAGTACTTTCGATTAATCCTTTTCGCTTAAGGCCTAGAAGTGCTCTTCCATGTCCCATAGAGAGAGTGCCTTCCTCAACCATCTTTTGAACAGAGTTGGGTAATGTTAAGATTCTTAAATAGTTGGCAATATGTGGTCGACTTTTGCCAAGTCTCTTTGCCAATTGCTCTTGAGTTAAATGTAATTGTTCAATTAAGGTTTGATATGCTTCAGCTTCTTCTAGAGGATTTAAATCATCTCGCTGTAAATTTTCTAATACAGCTAACTCCATCATTTGTTCTTCGGAAAGTTCCCTAACAATAACTGGTACTGTATTTAGACCCGCGTTTTTTGCTGCACGGTATCGTCTTTCTCCAGCAACAATTTGAAAACCTTTTATACTTTTTCTAGCTATGATTGGTTGAAGAATTCCATGTTCAATTACAGATTGAGTTAACTCTAACATCGCTGCTTCGTCAAATACTTTGCGAGGCTGGTATGGGTTAGGTCTAAGTTCTTTAAGTTCAATTTCTTGAACTAACTCTTCTTGTTGATTGATATCTTGGAAAAATGCTCCAATACCTTTACCTAAACCTTTAGCCATTATCAATCACTTCCTTTGCTAGATCGAGATAAACTTCCGCACCTCTAGACTTTGGATCATATGTAATGATCGGTTTACCGTGACTTGGTGCTTCGCTTAAGCGTACATTTCTTGGAATAATTGATTTATAGACGCGATCTTGAAAATACTTTTTTACTTCTTCAATAACTTGAAGCCCTAAATTTGTACGAGCATCTAGCATTGTTAATAACACGCCTTCGATTGCTAAATTTTTATTTAAATGTTTTTGAACTAAACGGACTGTACTTAATAATTGACTTAATCCTTCAAGTGCGTAATATTCACACTGAACTGGAATAATAATTGAATCAGATGCGGTTAACGAATTTAAAGTTAATAAACCTAATGATGGAGGACAATCTATTAAAATATAATCATAGTTACCTTTTACTGTATCTAAAGCACGTTTTAATCGTACTTCTCTTGAAATAGTAGGTACTAACTCAATTTCCGCTCCAGCAAGTTGAATTGTTGCTGGAATAATATCGAAATTTGGAATAGCAGTGTTTAAAATGACATTTTTCGCCTCTACATCATCAACTAATACATTGTACACACACTGATTAACATCAGCTTTTTCAATTCCAATACCACTAGTTGCATTACCTTGAGGATCTATATCGACCAGTAATACTTTTTTTCCTAAATGAGCTAAGCAGGCACTTAAGTTAACAGATGTTGTAGTCTTGCCAACACCACCTTTTTGATTAGCTATAGAGATTACTTTAACCACTATGTAATCTACTCCTTCCACAACAAACAATTCTTATATTCTATTCTATCATGAATGGATTCATCATTGTGTTTAGATTTAAAAATGGATAAAAAAAATTCACCACTGAAAAGGGGTGAATTAAGTCTTATTTCTTTGGAATTTTAATTGTTATTTGATAATACTCATCATGTTCTTCTTCTAGACTATCAATATTCATACCGGTTTTAGTGACCATTTGTAAAGACTCTCGGATCGTATTCATAGCTATTCTAATATCTTTACTAATAGCCTTGAATTTCCGTTTAGCCTTTGGTTTTTTTTCTGTTGTTTCTGTAAGTAACATTACTACTCTATCTTCCGTTTGTTTTACATTTAATTGTTTTTCAATTATTTCTTGAAGAAGAGTTATTTGTAATTGTGGAAGCTTTAATGGAATAAGTGCTCGAGCATGACGTTCTGTAATTGACTTGTCCAATAAGGCCTGTTGTATTTCCCCGGGAAGTTTTAGCAATCTTAATTTATTTGCAACAGTCGATTGACCTTTGCCTAATCGTTGAGCTAATGCTTCTTGGGTTAAGTTATGTAAATCGATTAATTTTTGGTAAGCGACAGCTTCTTCGAAAGGAGATAATTCTTCACGTTGTAAATTTTCGATCAGAGCAACAGACGCAGTCTCTGTGTCATTAAACGTCTTTACAATTGCAGGAATCGTAGCCCAACCTAAAGATGAAACTGCCCTGAATCTTCTTTCCCCGGCAATTATTTCATAAAATTTTGGTCTAATTTCCCTAACGACAATTGGTTGAATAATTCCATGAGTTCGAATCGTTAGCGCTAATTCTTTAATTTTTTCATCATCAAAGAATGTTCTAGGCTGATACTGATTCGGTACAATTTCTGATACTGGAATTTGGCGTATCACTTCATTACTTGAAGCAGAATCCTGAACATCATCATTTTCCTTTTCTGACAAGCCAAATAACCTAGATAATGTGCTTTTCAATGTGATTCCCACCCTTTTAGAATTTCGTTCACAATAGAATAAACATAACAAATGTTTCACGTGAAACATTTGTTAGTTTATCATATTAAATTTCTAACGGTTCTTTACCTGGAGTACCCGGTTTACGTGGATACTTATTTGGTGTTTTACGTTTCTTTTCTACTATAACAATATTTCGATCACTATCTTCGCCTGGAAGAGTAAAGTGATTAATAGATTTAACTTCTCCGCCAAGAGTTTTAATTGCATACTTTGCTTTATCTAACTCTTCATGGCCCGCAGCACCTTTTAGTGCAACAAAGTAGCCATCTTGTTTAACAAGTGGTAAGCATAATTCAGTTAAAACCGACATTCTAGCAACCGCTCTGGCTGTTACAACATCGAAAGATTCTCTCATACCAGCTTTTTTAGCAAAAGTTTCGGCTCGATCATGAATAAACGTTACATTTTCTAATTGTAATTCCTTCGCTAAATGATTTAAAAATGTAATCCTTTTTTGAAGGGAGTCAACGATTGTTAGACGGATAGATGGAAAACATATTTTGATTGGAATAGAAGGGAAGCCCGCTCCTGCACCAATATCACATATAGTCATCTCATCATCAAAATTGAAATAAAATGAAGCGCTAATCGAATCATAAAAATGCTTTAAATACACTTCTTCTTCTTCTGTAATAGCAGTTAAGTTCATTTTATTGTTCCATTCAACTAATGTGTGGAAATATATATCAAATTGTTTTAATTGAAAATCTGATAAATGAATCCCTTTATCTTTAAGTGCAGCGATAAATTGTTCTTTATTCACTAGTAATTCCCCTATCTATTATTAGTTCGATATTCTTGCAATTTTTCCTTGTTCTAAATAAACAAGTAGAATTGAAATATCTGCAGGATTAACACCAGATATACGAGAAGCCTGACCAACTGATAGTGGGCGCACTTGCTCAAGCTTTTGTCTTGCCTCAGTAGCAAGGCCATGAATAGCTTGATAATCGATATTTTCAGGGACTTTCTTTAAATCCATTTTCTTCATACGTTCTACTTGATTAAGTGATTTTTCAATATAGCCTTCATATTTAATCTGTATTTCAACTTGCTCTTTTACATCTGAATGTAACTCTTTTTCAGATGGAGAAACAGTTTCTATATGTCCATAAAGCATTTCCGGTCGACGTAGAAGATCCGCCGCTTTAATTCCATCTTTCAGTTCACTACCGCCATTTTGAGCAATTAATTCCTGTACTTCTTTGGTTGGTCTTAATTGAGTAGTTTTTAAACGTTCTATTTCTTCCTCAATTAACGTTTTCTTTTGTTCAAACTCAGCATATCTTTCATCAGATATTAAGCCAAGTTTTTTACCTATTTTCGTTAAACGTAAATCTGCATTATCATGACGTAGTAATAAGCGGTATTCCGCTCTAGAAGTAAGAAGACGGTATGGTTCATTTGTCCCCTTCGTTACTAGGTCATCGATTAAAACACCAATGTATGCTTCAGAGCGATCTAAAATCAACTCTTCTTTATCTAACGAACGACATGCAGCATTAATACCTGCCATTAAACCTTGACCAGCTGCTTCTTCATAACCTGATGTACCGTTAATTTGACCTGCAGTATATAAGTTCT from Arthrobacter citreus encodes the following:
- a CDS encoding ParB/RepB/Spo0J family partition protein, with product MAKGLGKGIGAFFQDINQQEELVQEIELKELRPNPYQPRKVFDEAAMLELTQSVIEHGILQPIIARKSIKGFQIVAGERRYRAAKNAGLNTVPVIVRELSEEQMMELAVLENLQRDDLNPLEEAEAYQTLIEQLHLTQEQLAKRLGKSRPHIANYLRILTLPNSVQKMVEEGTLSMGHGRALLGLKRKGLIESTALKVIEKNLSVREVEALVNDLNENVSRETPKKTSNKNVFFSEYEDVLQEKFGTSVKIKSVKDKGKIEIQFFNKEDLERILSIIK
- the rsmG gene encoding 16S rRNA (guanine(527)-N(7))-methyltransferase RsmG, encoding MNKEQFIAALKDKGIHLSDFQLKQFDIYFHTLVEWNNKMNLTAITEEEEVYLKHFYDSISASFYFNFDDEMTICDIGAGAGFPSIPIKICFPSIRLTIVDSLQKRITFLNHLAKELQLENVTFIHDRAETFAKKAGMRESFDVVTARAVARMSVLTELCLPLVKQDGYFVALKGAAGHEELDKAKYAIKTLGGEVKSINHFTLPGEDSDRNIVIVEKKRKTPNKYPRKPGTPGKEPLEI
- a CDS encoding ParA family protein codes for the protein MVKVISIANQKGGVGKTTTSVNLSACLAHLGKKVLLVDIDPQGNATSGIGIEKADVNQCVYNVLVDDVEAKNVILNTAIPNFDIIPATIQLAGAEIELVPTISREVRLKRALDTVKGNYDYILIDCPPSLGLLTLNSLTASDSIIIPVQCEYYALEGLSQLLSTVRLVQKHLNKNLAIEGVLLTMLDARTNLGLQVIEEVKKYFQDRVYKSIIPRNVRLSEAPSHGKPIITYDPKSRGAEVYLDLAKEVIDNG
- the noc gene encoding nucleoid occlusion protein, translating into MKSTLSRLFGLSEKENDDVQDSASSNEVIRQIPVSEIVPNQYQPRTFFDDEKIKELALTIRTHGIIQPIVVREIRPKFYEIIAGERRFRAVSSLGWATIPAIVKTFNDTETASVALIENLQREELSPFEEAVAYQKLIDLHNLTQEALAQRLGKGQSTVANKLRLLKLPGEIQQALLDKSITERHARALIPLKLPQLQITLLQEIIEKQLNVKQTEDRVVMLLTETTEKKPKAKRKFKAISKDIRIAMNTIRESLQMVTKTGMNIDSLEEEHDEYYQITIKIPKK